A genome region from Setaria italica strain Yugu1 chromosome III, Setaria_italica_v2.0, whole genome shotgun sequence includes the following:
- the LOC101782383 gene encoding nuclear transcription factor Y subunit B-4: protein MSEAEGAPEAGGGGSFGGKEQDRFLPIANISRIMRRGVPDNGKIAKDAKESVQECVSEFISFITSEASDKCMKEKRKTINGDDLIWSLGTLGFEEYVEPLKHYLKLYRETEGDTKGSKSSDQAGKKEILLSVEPGSSFDGL, encoded by the exons AtgtcggaggcggagggcgcgccggaggccggtggcggcggcagcttcgGAGGCAAGGAGCAGGACCGGTTCCTGCCGATCGCCAACATCAGCCGCATCATGCGCCGCGGGGTGCCGGACAACGGCAAGATCGCCAAGGACGCCAAGGAGTCCGTCCAGGAGTGCGTCTCCGAGTTCATCAGCTTCATCACCAGCGA AGCTAGTGACAAGTGCATGAAGGAGAAGCGCAAGACCATTAACGGCGACGATCTGATATGGTCCTTGGGCACGCTCGGCTTCGAGGAATACGTCGAGCCCCTCAAGCACTACCTCAAGCTCTACCGGGAG ACTGAG GGTGACACAAAGGGTTCAAAATCTTCTGATCAAGCAGGAAAGAAAGAGATTTTACTCAGTGTTGAACCTGGATCATCG